One Rissa tridactyla isolate bRisTri1 chromosome 1, bRisTri1.patW.cur.20221130, whole genome shotgun sequence DNA segment encodes these proteins:
- the PDXP gene encoding chronophin, translating to MASCRRLSGAGLREVLGPAQGLLFDCDGVLWAGERAVPGAPELLERLRRSGKAALFVSNNSRRSVAELERRFSRLGFRGVRAEHVFSSALCSALFLRQRLLGGGGDGGNGTGGGRVFVLGGEGLRGEVRDAGLRLAGEGEPAAGAAEPVRAVLVGYDDQFTFAKLAQACGYLRDPQCLLVATDPDPWHPLSDGQRTPGTGSLTAAVETASGRKALVVGKPNTYMFDCIVERFGVDPSRTLMVGDRLETDILFGKNCGLSTILTLTGVSRLEEAQAYMASDSAAAKDLVPNYYVDSIADLIPGLDE from the exons atggCGAGCTGCCGGCGGCTGagcggcgcggggctgcgggaggtGCTGGGCCCGGCGCAGGGGCTGCTCTTCGACTGCGACGGCGTGCTGTGGGCGGGCGAGCGCGCCGTCCCCGGCgccccggagctgctggagcggctGAGGCGCAGCGGCAAGGCCGCCCTCTTCGTCAGCAACAACAGCCGCCGCTCGGTGGCCGAGCTGGAGCGGCGCTTCAGCCGCCTGGGCTTCCGCGGCGTCCGCGCCGAGCACGTCTTCAGCTCCGCGCTCTGCTCCGCACTCTTCCTCCGCCAGCGCCtcctcggcggcgggggggacggggggaacGGGACCGGGGGCGGCCGCGTCTTCGTGCTGGGCGGCGAGGGGCTGCGCGGCGAGGTGCGCGACGCCGGCTTGCGTCTGGCGGGCGAGGGCGAGCCGGCGGCCGGCGCCGCCGAGCCGGTGCGGGCTGTCCTGGTGGGCTACGACGACCAGTTCACCTTCGCCAAGCTCGCGCAGGCCTGCGGCTACCTGCGCGACCCGCAGTGCCTCCTGGTGGCTACCGACCCCGACCCCTGGCACCCGCTCAGCGACGGCCAGCGCACCCCCG GGACTGGCAGCCTCACAGCCGCGGTGGAAACAGCTTCGGGACGCAAGGCGCTGGTGGTGGGGAAGCCGAACACCTACATGTTTGATTGCATCGTGGAGCGTTTCGGTGTGGACCCGTCCCGCACCCTCATGGTGGGAGACCGCCTGGAGACAGATATCCTCTTCGGCAAGAACTGCGGCCTCTCCACCATCCTCACCCTGACGGGTGTCTCCCGCCTGGAAGAGGCGCAGGCCTACATGGCCAGCGACAGCGCCGCTGCCAAGGATCTGGTGCCCAATTACTATGTGGACAGCATTGCAGACTTGATACCGGGCCTGGATGAGTAG
- the GGA1 gene encoding ADP-ribosylation factor-binding protein GGA1 isoform X2: protein MSLLGVPTWLRHSQRASPGLVSGALYLGSRTPEKVKSKILELMYSWTLGLPHEVKISEAYQMLKKQGIVKCDPKLPDDTPFPPPPPRPKNIIFDDEEKSKILARLLKSSHPEDLRAANKLIKEMVQEDQKRMEKISKRVNAIEEVNNNVKLLTEMVTNYSKGETTESNEDLMKELYQRCERMRPMLFRLASDTEDNDEALAEILQANDNLTQVINLYKQLVRGEEINGETVAGPLRGSTSALLDLSGLDLPATGPSYPAMPTLSGGSAVPVPDQAGSVSLLDDELMSLGLNDPAPHPAQTGDNGGWNSFQSSDSNELSITPIMATPPVKADAGASSPKPSPFTSGLDDLDLLGKTLLQQSLPPESQQVRWEKQQPLPRLTLRDLQNRSNSGTTAHNPSALPVLQSVSPNPTLPLTSELPAPATVPKAATTPAGSAAVPPRPPATALPQEISLANITVPLESIKPSSILPVTVYDQHGFRVLFHFAKDALPERPDVLVVVISMLSTAPQPIRNIVFQSAVPKVMKVKLQPPSGTELPAFNPIVHPSAITQVLLLANPQKEKVRLRYKLTFTMGEQTYNEMGDVDQFPPPESWGNL from the exons ATGTCTCTCCTGGGTGTCCCAACCTGGTTGAGACACTCTCAGAGGGCAAGCCCAGGCCTGGTCAGTGGTGCTCTG TATCTTGGCAGTCGGACACCAGAAAAAGTGAAGTCAAAGATCCTGGAGCTGATGTACAGCTGGACGCTAGGGCTGCCTCACGAGGTGAAGATCTCAGAGGCCTACCAGATGCTGAAGAAACAAG GGATCGTGAAATGTGACCCAAAACTGCCTGACGACACTCCTTTTCCGCCTCCTCCCCCTCGGCCCAAGAACATCATCTTTGATGATGAAGAGAAATCCAAG ATACTGGCTCGTCTTCTGAAAAGTTCCCATCCTGAGGACCTCCGGGCTGCCAACAAGCTCATCAAGGAGATGGTTCAGGAG GACCAGAAGCGCATGGAGAAGATCTCCAAGAGGGTGAATGCTATTGAGGAGGTGAACAACAATGTGAAGCTGCTGACAGAGATGGTGACAAACTACAGCAAGGGGGAGACAACGGAGAGCAATGAGGACCTAATGAAG GAGCTGTATCAGCGCTGCGAGCGCATGAGGCCCATGCTTTTCCGGCTTGCCAGTGACACAGAAGACAATGATGAAGCTCTGG CGGAGATCCTGCAAGCCAATGACAATCTGACACAGGTGATCAATCTCTACAAGCAGCTTGTGCGGGGAGAAGAGATCAATGGGGAGACGGTGGCTGGTCCCCTTCGAG GCAGCACCTCAGCCCTTCTGGATCTGTCGGGCCTGGATCTTCCGGCAACAGGCCCATCCTACCCAGCCATGCCCACCCTTTCAGGTGGCTCAGCAGTCCCTGTGCCTGACCAAGCTGGCTCTGTCTCCTTGCTGGATGATGAACTCATGTCTTTAG GCCTGAATGACCCAGCACCACATCCTGCCCAGACTGGTGACAACGGTGGCTGGAACAGCTTCCAG TCATCAGATAGCAACGAGCTCAGTATCACCCCTATCATGGCAACGCCACCAGTCAAAGCAGATGCTGGCGCATCCTCCCCCAAACCTTCTCCTTTCACCAGTGGCCTGGATGACCTGGACCTCCTGGGCAAGACTCTGCTGCAACAGTCTCTGCCTCCAGAGTCCCAGCAAGTGCGATG ggagaagcagcagccactCCCCCGGCTCACCCTGAGGGATCTCCAGAACAGGAGCAACTCTGGCACCACGGCTCACAATCCCAGCGCTCTGCCTGTGCTCCAGAGTGTTTCCCCTAACCCCACGTTGCCCCTGACCTCagagctgcctgcccctgctACGGTTCCAAAAGCTGCCACCACGCCAGCAGGAAGCGCTGCAGTCCCGCCACGGCCTCCTGCCACCGCGCTGCCCCAGGAGATCTCACTGGCCAACATCACTGTGCCTCTGGAGTCAATCAAACCCA GCAGCATTCTCCCTGTGACAGTGTATGACCAGCACGGCTTCCGCGTCCTCTTCCATTTCGCTAAGGATGCCCTGCCTGAGAGGCCTGACGTGCTTGTGGTGGTGATTTCTATGCTTAGCACGGCCCCGCAGCCCATCCGCAACATCGTCTTTCAGTCTGCCGTCCCCAAG GTGATGAAGGTGAAGCTACAGCCTCCCTCAGGCACAGAGCTGCCGGCGTTCAACCCTATTGTCCACCCCAGTGCCATCACACAAGTCCTGCTGCTCGCTAACCCACAGAAG GAGAAAGTGAGGCTACGGTACAAGCTGACCTTCACCATGGGAGAGCAAACCTACAATGAAATGGGGGATGTGGACCAGTTTCCCCCACCGGAGTCCTGGGGAAACCTCTAG
- the GGA1 gene encoding ADP-ribosylation factor-binding protein GGA1 isoform X1: MVGTRRSGALDGSVRSRWLGGAGPGGCGETAAARACLAEEPPGPSAMEPETLEARINKATNPLNKDLDWDGINAFCEQLNKELEGPPLATRLLAHKIQSPQEWEAIQALTVLESCMKSCGKRFHDEVGKFRFLNELIKVVSPKYLGSRTPEKVKSKILELMYSWTLGLPHEVKISEAYQMLKKQGIVKCDPKLPDDTPFPPPPPRPKNIIFDDEEKSKILARLLKSSHPEDLRAANKLIKEMVQEDQKRMEKISKRVNAIEEVNNNVKLLTEMVTNYSKGETTESNEDLMKELYQRCERMRPMLFRLASDTEDNDEALAEILQANDNLTQVINLYKQLVRGEEINGETVAGPLRGSTSALLDLSGLDLPATGPSYPAMPTLSGGSAVPVPDQAGSVSLLDDELMSLGLNDPAPHPAQTGDNGGWNSFQSSDSNELSITPIMATPPVKADAGASSPKPSPFTSGLDDLDLLGKTLLQQSLPPESQQVRWEKQQPLPRLTLRDLQNRSNSGTTAHNPSALPVLQSVSPNPTLPLTSELPAPATVPKAATTPAGSAAVPPRPPATALPQEISLANITVPLESIKPSSILPVTVYDQHGFRVLFHFAKDALPERPDVLVVVISMLSTAPQPIRNIVFQSAVPKVMKVKLQPPSGTELPAFNPIVHPSAITQVLLLANPQKEKVRLRYKLTFTMGEQTYNEMGDVDQFPPPESWGNL, from the exons ATGGTTGGGACCCGCCGGAGCGGCGCTCTAGACGGTTCGGTGCGCTCTCGATGGCtcggcggcgccgggccgggcggctGCGGGGAGACGGCGGCGGCGAGGGCCTGCCTCGCTGAAGAACCGCCGGGGCCTTCCGCCATGGAGCCCGAGACGTTGGAGGCGCGGATCA ACAAAGCGACAAACCCCCTGAACAAGGACCTGGACTGGGATGGTATCAATGCTTTCTGTGAGCAGCTCAATAAGGAGCTAGAGGG TCCTCCCCTTGCTACCCGACTTCTTGCCCACAAGATCCAGTCTCCACAGGAATGGGAAGCTATCCAGGCCCTCACG GTGCTGGAGTCCTGCATGAAGAGCTGTGGCAAACGCTTCCACGATGAGGTGGGCAAGTTCCGCTTCCTCAATGAACTCATCAAAGTGGTGTCACCCAAG TATCTTGGCAGTCGGACACCAGAAAAAGTGAAGTCAAAGATCCTGGAGCTGATGTACAGCTGGACGCTAGGGCTGCCTCACGAGGTGAAGATCTCAGAGGCCTACCAGATGCTGAAGAAACAAG GGATCGTGAAATGTGACCCAAAACTGCCTGACGACACTCCTTTTCCGCCTCCTCCCCCTCGGCCCAAGAACATCATCTTTGATGATGAAGAGAAATCCAAG ATACTGGCTCGTCTTCTGAAAAGTTCCCATCCTGAGGACCTCCGGGCTGCCAACAAGCTCATCAAGGAGATGGTTCAGGAG GACCAGAAGCGCATGGAGAAGATCTCCAAGAGGGTGAATGCTATTGAGGAGGTGAACAACAATGTGAAGCTGCTGACAGAGATGGTGACAAACTACAGCAAGGGGGAGACAACGGAGAGCAATGAGGACCTAATGAAG GAGCTGTATCAGCGCTGCGAGCGCATGAGGCCCATGCTTTTCCGGCTTGCCAGTGACACAGAAGACAATGATGAAGCTCTGG CGGAGATCCTGCAAGCCAATGACAATCTGACACAGGTGATCAATCTCTACAAGCAGCTTGTGCGGGGAGAAGAGATCAATGGGGAGACGGTGGCTGGTCCCCTTCGAG GCAGCACCTCAGCCCTTCTGGATCTGTCGGGCCTGGATCTTCCGGCAACAGGCCCATCCTACCCAGCCATGCCCACCCTTTCAGGTGGCTCAGCAGTCCCTGTGCCTGACCAAGCTGGCTCTGTCTCCTTGCTGGATGATGAACTCATGTCTTTAG GCCTGAATGACCCAGCACCACATCCTGCCCAGACTGGTGACAACGGTGGCTGGAACAGCTTCCAG TCATCAGATAGCAACGAGCTCAGTATCACCCCTATCATGGCAACGCCACCAGTCAAAGCAGATGCTGGCGCATCCTCCCCCAAACCTTCTCCTTTCACCAGTGGCCTGGATGACCTGGACCTCCTGGGCAAGACTCTGCTGCAACAGTCTCTGCCTCCAGAGTCCCAGCAAGTGCGATG ggagaagcagcagccactCCCCCGGCTCACCCTGAGGGATCTCCAGAACAGGAGCAACTCTGGCACCACGGCTCACAATCCCAGCGCTCTGCCTGTGCTCCAGAGTGTTTCCCCTAACCCCACGTTGCCCCTGACCTCagagctgcctgcccctgctACGGTTCCAAAAGCTGCCACCACGCCAGCAGGAAGCGCTGCAGTCCCGCCACGGCCTCCTGCCACCGCGCTGCCCCAGGAGATCTCACTGGCCAACATCACTGTGCCTCTGGAGTCAATCAAACCCA GCAGCATTCTCCCTGTGACAGTGTATGACCAGCACGGCTTCCGCGTCCTCTTCCATTTCGCTAAGGATGCCCTGCCTGAGAGGCCTGACGTGCTTGTGGTGGTGATTTCTATGCTTAGCACGGCCCCGCAGCCCATCCGCAACATCGTCTTTCAGTCTGCCGTCCCCAAG GTGATGAAGGTGAAGCTACAGCCTCCCTCAGGCACAGAGCTGCCGGCGTTCAACCCTATTGTCCACCCCAGTGCCATCACACAAGTCCTGCTGCTCGCTAACCCACAGAAG GAGAAAGTGAGGCTACGGTACAAGCTGACCTTCACCATGGGAGAGCAAACCTACAATGAAATGGGGGATGTGGACCAGTTTCCCCCACCGGAGTCCTGGGGAAACCTCTAG
- the SH3BP1 gene encoding LOW QUALITY PROTEIN: SH3 domain-binding protein 1 (The sequence of the model RefSeq protein was modified relative to this genomic sequence to represent the inferred CDS: deleted 1 base in 1 codon), whose protein sequence is MMKRQFNRMRQQLSHPNITSRTQEATELLPEDLLQIEQRIEPAKRAAHSVSKRLQACLQGQCGSEMDKRVKKLPLMALSTTMAESFKELDTESSLGKALEMGCCIQSSLAKILAEFEIALEHDVLQPLNKLSEEELPIILKRKKTLQKLISDWNTIKSRLNQAAKSSSNITGTVAGPGASSAANKLEILKEEEEEVKRKVEQCKDEYMADLYHFSTKEDSYASYFIRLLEIQAQYHRQSLGSLDSALAELKESHSQTEPSFTADTPVAGYYGVPLETHLKSLGREIALPIEACVMMLLASGMREEGLFRLAAGASVLRKLKSSLASGSNALEEFYSDPHAVAGALKSYLRELPQPLMTFELYNEWVKVASLKDVEDRVQSLQETCSHLPRDNYNNLRYLIKFLAKLAEHQEVNKMTPSNIAIVLGPNLLWTQQSTADPVQLDLASVSSIQVVGVVEALIQNADTLFPGEVDFNVSAMFTPPANSELGEATPVEEPSPEPPPASTPTLSDGEATSRDPEARSQPASLPVTRPSSEAAGPPAPQMTDDTIRKGKRPAPARPTMPPPPVAQPRTLAPTLAAPEQAASPKARPRRMAGAPSRAPSVPPPLPPQPARHHSRDAPPSPRPPAGEATVVATMDCALGATDEGQPLPAGGRSPTATSPPAGQPTEEN, encoded by the exons ATGATGAAGAGGCAGTTTAATCGGATGCGGCAGCAGCTGTCCCATCCCAACATCACCAGCCG AACCCAAGAAGCAACCGAGCTCCTGCCAGAAGATTTGCTGCAG ATTGAGCAGAGGATCGAGCCGGCCAAGCGAGCAGCTCACAGCGTGTCCAAGAGGCTCCAAGCCTGCCTGCAGGGGCAATGCGGCTCTGAGATGGACAAGCGAGTG AAGAAGCTGCCCTTGATGGCTCTGTCCACGACGATGGCTGAGAGCTTCAAGGAACTTGACACAGAGTCCAGCCTCGG GAAAGCTCTGGAGATGGGCTGCTGCATACAGAGCTCGCTGGCCAAAATCCTGGCTGAGTTTGAGATCGCCCTGGAGCATGATGTCCTGCAGCCACTCAACAAGCTCAGTGAG GAGGAGCTTCCCATCATCCTAAAGCGCAAGAAGACCCTCCAGAAGTTGATCTCTGACTGGAACACCATCAAGAGCCG GCTGAACCAAGCTGCCAAGAGCTCCAGTAACATCACTGGCACCGTTGCTGGCCCGGGGGCATCTTCTGCTGCCAACAAACTGGAAATcttgaaggaagaggaggaggaggtgaagagGAAGGTGGAGCAGTGCAAG GACGAGTACATGGCTGACCTCTACCACTTCTCCACCAAAGAGGACAGCTACGCCAGCTACTTCATCAGA CTCCTGGAAATCCAAGCTCAATACCACCGGCAGTCCCTGGGATCACTGGACTCGGCTCTGGCGGAGCTGAAGGAAAGCCACAGCCAGACAG AGCCCTCCTTCACTGCAGACACTCCGGTGGCAGGGTACTACGGCGTGCCCCTAGAGACGCACCTCAAGAGCTTGGGCCGGGAGATCGCGCTGCCCATTGAAGCCTGTGTCATGATGCTGCTGGCCTCTGGCATGAGGGAGGAG ggactCTTCCGGCTGGCGGCAGGCGCCTCGGTGCTCAGGAAGCTGAAGAGCAGCTTGGCCAGCGGCTCCAATGCCCTGGAGGAGTTTTACTCGGACCCTCACGCTGTGGCCG gtgCGCTGAAATCCTACCTGCgggagctgccccagcctctgATGACCTTCGAGCTCTACAACGAATGGGTCAAAGTGGCCAG CTTAAAGGACGTTGAGGACCGTGTACAGAGCCTACAAGAGACCTGCAGCCACCTGCCCCGGGACAACTACAACAATCTGAG GTATCTCATCAAGTTTTTAGCCAAGCTAGCTGAGCACCAGGAGGTGAATAAAATGACCCCCAGCAACATCGCCATCGTGCTGGGCCCCAACCTGCTGTGGACGCAGCAGAGCACAGC AGACCCTGTGCAACTGGACTTGGCCTCCGTCTCCTCCATCCAGGTGGTGGGCGTGGTGGAAGCCCTCATCCAGAATGCGGACACCCTCTTCCCCGGAG AGGTAGATTTCAACGTCTCAGCCATGTTCACGCCACCTGCAAACAGCGAACTTGGCGAGGCCACCCCAGTGGAAGAGCCATCCCCTGAGCCCCCTCCAGCCAGCACCCCCACACTCTCGGATGGAGAGGC CACCTCGAGGGACCCCGAGGCCAGGTCCCAGCCAGCATCCCTACCGGTGACCAGACCATCTTCTGAAGCTGCAGGGCCACCAGCTCCGCAGATGACTGACGACACCATCCGCAAAG GCAAGCGCCCGGCTCCAGCCCGACCCACCATGCCACCGCCACCCGTGGCCCAGCCCCGGACCTTGGCTCCCACCCTGGCAGCCCCggagcaggcagccagccccAAAGCCCGGCCACGACGGATGGCCGGGGCGCCCAGCCGAGCCCCCTCCGTCCcaccgccgctg cccccccagccagcacGTCACCACAGCCGAGACGCCCCGCCGTCGCCCAGGCCTCCTGCCGGCGAGGCCACGGTGGTGGCTACCATGGACTGTGCCCTGGGAGCCACAGACGAGGGGCAGCCGTTGCCTGCAGGAGGAAGAAGCCCCACGGCCACGTCGCCGCCAGCAGGACAGCCCACAGAGGAGAACTGA
- the GGA1 gene encoding ADP-ribosylation factor-binding protein GGA1 isoform X3: protein MKSCGKRFHDEVGKFRFLNELIKVVSPKYLGSRTPEKVKSKILELMYSWTLGLPHEVKISEAYQMLKKQGIVKCDPKLPDDTPFPPPPPRPKNIIFDDEEKSKILARLLKSSHPEDLRAANKLIKEMVQEDQKRMEKISKRVNAIEEVNNNVKLLTEMVTNYSKGETTESNEDLMKELYQRCERMRPMLFRLASDTEDNDEALAEILQANDNLTQVINLYKQLVRGEEINGETVAGPLRGSTSALLDLSGLDLPATGPSYPAMPTLSGGSAVPVPDQAGSVSLLDDELMSLGLNDPAPHPAQTGDNGGWNSFQSSDSNELSITPIMATPPVKADAGASSPKPSPFTSGLDDLDLLGKTLLQQSLPPESQQVRWEKQQPLPRLTLRDLQNRSNSGTTAHNPSALPVLQSVSPNPTLPLTSELPAPATVPKAATTPAGSAAVPPRPPATALPQEISLANITVPLESIKPSSILPVTVYDQHGFRVLFHFAKDALPERPDVLVVVISMLSTAPQPIRNIVFQSAVPKVMKVKLQPPSGTELPAFNPIVHPSAITQVLLLANPQKEKVRLRYKLTFTMGEQTYNEMGDVDQFPPPESWGNL, encoded by the exons ATGAAGAGCTGTGGCAAACGCTTCCACGATGAGGTGGGCAAGTTCCGCTTCCTCAATGAACTCATCAAAGTGGTGTCACCCAAG TATCTTGGCAGTCGGACACCAGAAAAAGTGAAGTCAAAGATCCTGGAGCTGATGTACAGCTGGACGCTAGGGCTGCCTCACGAGGTGAAGATCTCAGAGGCCTACCAGATGCTGAAGAAACAAG GGATCGTGAAATGTGACCCAAAACTGCCTGACGACACTCCTTTTCCGCCTCCTCCCCCTCGGCCCAAGAACATCATCTTTGATGATGAAGAGAAATCCAAG ATACTGGCTCGTCTTCTGAAAAGTTCCCATCCTGAGGACCTCCGGGCTGCCAACAAGCTCATCAAGGAGATGGTTCAGGAG GACCAGAAGCGCATGGAGAAGATCTCCAAGAGGGTGAATGCTATTGAGGAGGTGAACAACAATGTGAAGCTGCTGACAGAGATGGTGACAAACTACAGCAAGGGGGAGACAACGGAGAGCAATGAGGACCTAATGAAG GAGCTGTATCAGCGCTGCGAGCGCATGAGGCCCATGCTTTTCCGGCTTGCCAGTGACACAGAAGACAATGATGAAGCTCTGG CGGAGATCCTGCAAGCCAATGACAATCTGACACAGGTGATCAATCTCTACAAGCAGCTTGTGCGGGGAGAAGAGATCAATGGGGAGACGGTGGCTGGTCCCCTTCGAG GCAGCACCTCAGCCCTTCTGGATCTGTCGGGCCTGGATCTTCCGGCAACAGGCCCATCCTACCCAGCCATGCCCACCCTTTCAGGTGGCTCAGCAGTCCCTGTGCCTGACCAAGCTGGCTCTGTCTCCTTGCTGGATGATGAACTCATGTCTTTAG GCCTGAATGACCCAGCACCACATCCTGCCCAGACTGGTGACAACGGTGGCTGGAACAGCTTCCAG TCATCAGATAGCAACGAGCTCAGTATCACCCCTATCATGGCAACGCCACCAGTCAAAGCAGATGCTGGCGCATCCTCCCCCAAACCTTCTCCTTTCACCAGTGGCCTGGATGACCTGGACCTCCTGGGCAAGACTCTGCTGCAACAGTCTCTGCCTCCAGAGTCCCAGCAAGTGCGATG ggagaagcagcagccactCCCCCGGCTCACCCTGAGGGATCTCCAGAACAGGAGCAACTCTGGCACCACGGCTCACAATCCCAGCGCTCTGCCTGTGCTCCAGAGTGTTTCCCCTAACCCCACGTTGCCCCTGACCTCagagctgcctgcccctgctACGGTTCCAAAAGCTGCCACCACGCCAGCAGGAAGCGCTGCAGTCCCGCCACGGCCTCCTGCCACCGCGCTGCCCCAGGAGATCTCACTGGCCAACATCACTGTGCCTCTGGAGTCAATCAAACCCA GCAGCATTCTCCCTGTGACAGTGTATGACCAGCACGGCTTCCGCGTCCTCTTCCATTTCGCTAAGGATGCCCTGCCTGAGAGGCCTGACGTGCTTGTGGTGGTGATTTCTATGCTTAGCACGGCCCCGCAGCCCATCCGCAACATCGTCTTTCAGTCTGCCGTCCCCAAG GTGATGAAGGTGAAGCTACAGCCTCCCTCAGGCACAGAGCTGCCGGCGTTCAACCCTATTGTCCACCCCAGTGCCATCACACAAGTCCTGCTGCTCGCTAACCCACAGAAG GAGAAAGTGAGGCTACGGTACAAGCTGACCTTCACCATGGGAGAGCAAACCTACAATGAAATGGGGGATGTGGACCAGTTTCCCCCACCGGAGTCCTGGGGAAACCTCTAG